A portion of the Hoylesella buccalis ATCC 35310 genome contains these proteins:
- a CDS encoding helix-turn-helix transcriptional regulator — MEIKAVKGTRKRLELLLEDFINKGGNTTQFTNEFGLSNGYFNSKGDKELKPSTIRKICDAKPELNSDWLCYGIGSPWRSEEDIEEEYAKDALKKVGRPYFDIDFLGGFDLVNLDTVEYADDYISMEPYNKEGYFWCRLSGDSMYPLIKSGSRICLRHIPEGVQDIIYGEVYAIVTKNEMRTVKWVSRADDEQNIRLIPENKDPKYGDYQDIAKEDVIHLFKFIGSFKEF; from the coding sequence ATGGAAATCAAAGCGGTCAAAGGAACGAGGAAAAGGTTAGAGCTTTTACTCGAAGATTTTATCAACAAAGGTGGTAATACCACTCAGTTTACAAATGAGTTCGGACTTAGCAACGGCTATTTTAATTCAAAGGGTGACAAAGAACTAAAACCATCCACCATCAGGAAAATCTGCGACGCCAAACCAGAGCTAAACAGCGATTGGCTCTGCTATGGAATTGGAAGTCCTTGGAGATCAGAGGAGGATATAGAAGAAGAATACGCCAAAGACGCACTGAAAAAAGTTGGAAGACCATATTTCGACATTGACTTCCTCGGTGGGTTCGACCTCGTGAACCTGGACACCGTAGAATATGCAGACGATTACATATCTATGGAGCCATACAACAAAGAGGGGTATTTCTGGTGCAGACTCTCAGGAGACAGCATGTACCCACTCATCAAAAGTGGTTCAAGAATCTGTCTTCGTCATATACCAGAAGGTGTGCAAGATATCATCTACGGAGAAGTATATGCCATCGTTACAAAAAACGAGATGCGAACCGTAAAATGGGTGAGCCGGGCAGACGATGAGCAAAATATCCGTCTCATTCCAGAAAACAAAGACCCCAAATATGGCGACTACCAGGACATTGCAAAAGAAGACGTTATCCATCTCTTCAAGTTCATCGGGTCTTTCAAAGAATTTTGA
- a CDS encoding dUTP diphosphatase, which produces MKIKIKKLSSNAKLPYKKHADDFCFDLYATSCEEIAPNVYKYGFGIAMQIERGEEYVLEIGNDKVREYVSIDTSKMPLLFDIDIRPRSSVWKTGLVLSNSIGTVDEGYTGEMSVVFYHVVPTLPIYKVGDRVAQMKIGFTLPVDFDIVEELNETERKAGGYGSTGQ; this is translated from the coding sequence GTGAAGATAAAGATTAAGAAGCTGTCGAGCAACGCAAAGTTGCCTTATAAGAAACATGCGGATGATTTCTGCTTTGATCTGTACGCCACATCATGCGAGGAGATAGCTCCAAACGTGTATAAGTATGGTTTTGGTATCGCCATGCAGATAGAGCGTGGCGAGGAGTACGTGTTAGAGATAGGCAACGACAAGGTACGAGAGTATGTGAGCATAGATACCTCTAAGATGCCATTGCTGTTTGATATAGACATTCGTCCACGCTCATCGGTGTGGAAGACAGGATTGGTACTATCTAACAGTATAGGAACGGTAGATGAGGGTTATACGGGCGAAATGTCAGTTGTATTCTATCATGTAGTCCCTACCCTACCTATATATAAGGTTGGGGATAGAGTGGCGCAGATGAAGATAGGTTTTACTCTGCCCGTAGACTTTGACATTGTAGAAGAACTCAACGAGACAGAGCGCAAGGCAGGAGGATATGGAAGTACTGGTCAATAA
- a CDS encoding DNA-directed RNA polymerase subunit alpha C-terminal domain-containing protein: MRKNDKMIRNAGFSVRLTNALAAAGIKTVYKALNMPISKLKRIPNLGDACVNELYNYAKEHNLLHTHQYDKQIKETAHESN, from the coding sequence ATGAGAAAGAATGATAAAATGATTAGAAACGCAGGTTTTTCTGTAAGGCTGACCAACGCACTTGCTGCGGCTGGGATTAAAACCGTGTATAAAGCATTGAATATGCCAATTAGTAAGTTGAAACGCATACCAAACCTTGGTGACGCATGCGTGAATGAACTTTATAACTATGCAAAAGAACACAACTTACTGCATACCCATCAATACGACAAACAAATAAAAGAAACAGCGCATGAAAGCAATTAA
- a CDS encoding glycosyltransferase family 2 protein, with protein sequence MNRSELSILIPTYNDCCVDLVKALACQAANIPKLHYEIIVVDDGSTRPETKLQATEINALDNCRFISRNINVGRAKIRNILTVMARHHWLLFLDSDMKITRDDFILQYLQADRQAMVIYGGNCVQRPPKPADGTLKYRYETAAEDSHSAAERNKSPYQQFNTSNFLVAKSVMEALPFDDRIQTYGYEDVLFGRSLEAAGINIYHIDNPVGFQQFESNVSFLAKTEEAMYTLNLYHEELKGYSKVLDAYHKLRLLGLAPLLRWFFHAAKTKMKTNLLGTHPSLFIYKCYKLGFYATIAHGKHRNKKEIKD encoded by the coding sequence ATGAATCGCAGCGAGCTATCCATCTTAATCCCTACCTACAACGATTGTTGTGTAGATTTGGTCAAAGCACTGGCTTGTCAAGCAGCGAACATACCCAAACTACACTATGAAATCATCGTGGTAGATGATGGTTCCACACGCCCTGAAACCAAACTGCAAGCTACTGAAATCAATGCGTTGGACAACTGTAGGTTCATCAGTAGAAACATCAATGTTGGGCGTGCTAAAATTCGTAACATTCTCACTGTCATGGCGCGCCATCACTGGCTGCTGTTCTTGGATAGTGACATGAAAATCACGAGAGACGATTTCATTCTGCAATATCTTCAAGCCGACCGACAGGCGATGGTCATCTATGGCGGCAACTGCGTGCAACGCCCGCCCAAACCAGCCGATGGAACGTTGAAATATCGTTATGAGACTGCGGCTGAGGATTCACATTCGGCAGCAGAGCGCAACAAGTCACCCTATCAACAGTTTAACACTTCCAACTTCCTGGTGGCCAAGTCGGTGATGGAGGCTCTTCCTTTTGATGACCGAATACAAACCTATGGCTATGAAGACGTGCTGTTTGGCAGGTCTTTAGAGGCAGCCGGCATCAACATTTACCACATTGACAATCCTGTTGGTTTTCAACAGTTTGAATCAAACGTCAGCTTTCTGGCAAAAACAGAGGAAGCCATGTACACGCTCAACTTATACCACGAAGAACTGAAAGGCTATTCGAAAGTTTTGGATGCTTATCACAAACTTCGTCTTCTGGGCCTGGCACCTCTCCTTCGGTGGTTCTTTCATGCTGCAAAAACAAAGATGAAAACCAATCTGCTGGGTACCCATCCCTCTCTCTTCATCTACAAATGTTACAAATTAGGGTTTTACGCAACCATTGCACACGGTAAGCATCGTAACAAGAAAGAAATAAAAGATTAA
- a CDS encoding DUF3127 domain-containing protein produces MDIQLIGTIVRVLPMQSGTKRDGGEWQKQDYLLSVEGERYDKKVCFQIFGAEKIARIGLKENERVRVHLEIRANEYNGKFYNSIDCWKVDRNSDHQQQQDNAVVNASQQAAPNQQPPQETVTQPTQQQFPPQVNSQGEPQQQAAPQAQEAEPLPF; encoded by the coding sequence ATGGACATACAATTAATAGGAACGATTGTAAGAGTGTTGCCCATGCAGAGCGGCACAAAGAGAGATGGTGGTGAATGGCAGAAGCAGGACTATCTACTTAGTGTAGAGGGTGAACGTTATGACAAAAAGGTTTGCTTTCAGATATTCGGTGCTGAAAAGATAGCGAGAATAGGGTTGAAGGAAAACGAGCGTGTGCGCGTGCATTTGGAGATACGAGCCAACGAATACAATGGAAAGTTTTACAACAGCATAGACTGTTGGAAAGTTGACAGGAACAGCGACCATCAACAGCAGCAAGACAATGCTGTCGTGAATGCAAGCCAACAAGCGGCACCCAATCAGCAGCCACCGCAAGAGACGGTTACACAACCAACGCAACAGCAGTTTCCGCCGCAGGTGAATAGTCAAGGTGAACCACAGCAACAGGCTGCACCACAAGCACAAGAAGCTGAACCATTGCCATTTTAG
- a CDS encoding replicative DNA helicase: MKQDNHVLLHNDDAEEAVLGALLVNNENYYRADGLLCEKLFWGAKNKSLYHCIETLILNEKIADIISVSQYYMVQKDATLWQPFEIVEVSSKVVTDVTFLQNVYLLRELQLRRSYWQFGQKLILSGIDMTVSVDELKQQLSSILSDTDTGIEPVKSLAAVNGSLLQRIDDNREGKNNTSIPTGFKMIDEVSGFQLTDLNVIAAESSIGKTSLAINISVNAAERGIPVMYYSLEMNAMQLASRINASRLNLSSSTLQYKRLSDAQYDEAREAMRTTSKLPILFDDKATSSFEAIDESIHRNARKGKAKMFVIDYLQILCSTGKISNQEQFLGKVTRVLKNTAKKENVCVVLLSQLARDREDPYPTTSRLRGSGQITEASDNVFFIYRPEMVGKTTYKNYPHVRDVTGTAELIWAKGRNAGTRNCLVGFDAMSTKFYDREFSVMPQDNMGNTKAKKDDLAFIPPEKGALPF, encoded by the coding sequence ATGAAACAAGACAATCACGTTTTATTACATAACGATGACGCAGAGGAAGCTGTGTTAGGAGCCTTGCTTGTCAACAACGAGAATTATTATCGTGCAGACGGTTTGTTATGTGAGAAGTTGTTCTGGGGGGCAAAAAACAAAAGTCTTTACCACTGCATAGAAACACTTATCCTGAATGAGAAGATAGCCGACATCATAAGCGTCAGTCAATATTATATGGTGCAGAAGGACGCAACATTATGGCAACCGTTTGAGATAGTGGAAGTAAGCTCAAAGGTTGTGACCGATGTCACCTTTTTACAAAATGTGTATCTGTTACGAGAATTGCAGCTACGCAGAAGCTATTGGCAGTTTGGGCAGAAACTCATCCTGTCAGGTATAGACATGACCGTCAGTGTAGACGAACTCAAGCAACAACTGTCTTCCATATTATCGGACACTGACACAGGCATAGAGCCAGTAAAAAGTTTGGCGGCTGTGAACGGCTCATTGTTACAGCGCATAGATGACAACCGTGAGGGAAAGAATAACACATCCATTCCAACAGGTTTCAAGATGATAGACGAGGTGAGCGGTTTTCAGTTGACAGACCTTAATGTGATAGCCGCAGAATCGAGTATTGGTAAAACATCGTTAGCAATAAATATTTCTGTCAACGCAGCAGAGCGTGGTATCCCTGTGATGTATTATTCATTGGAAATGAATGCCATGCAGTTAGCGTCAAGGATAAATGCCTCACGTTTGAATTTGAGTTCAAGCACCTTGCAATACAAGCGGTTGAGTGATGCGCAGTATGACGAAGCGAGAGAAGCCATGAGGACAACGAGCAAACTACCCATTCTTTTTGATGACAAGGCGACCAGTAGTTTTGAAGCCATAGACGAGAGCATACACAGGAATGCCAGAAAAGGCAAGGCAAAGATGTTTGTGATAGACTACCTGCAGATACTATGCTCAACGGGTAAAATATCCAACCAGGAGCAATTTTTGGGCAAGGTGACACGAGTGCTGAAGAACACTGCAAAAAAAGAAAACGTATGTGTTGTTTTGCTATCGCAGTTAGCAAGAGACAGGGAAGACCCCTACCCGACCACCTCAAGATTACGAGGAAGCGGTCAGATAACAGAAGCATCGGATAATGTCTTTTTCATTTATAGACCAGAGATGGTTGGTAAGACCACCTACAAAAACTATCCCCATGTGAGAGATGTAACAGGAACGGCAGAGTTGATATGGGCGAAAGGCAGAAATGCAGGAACGAGAAACTGCTTGGTAGGATTTGATGCGATGAGTACGAAATTTTATGATAGAGAATTTTCAGTGATGCCGCAGGATAACATGGGAAATACAAAAGCCAAGAAAGACGATTTAGCTTTTATCCCACCAGAGAAAGGAGCATTACCATTTTGA
- a CDS encoding replication/maintenance protein RepL: MKVVLDDNVFSVIGSDYRLEHLLIYLIRNADKEGRFITTYKILEEETGLAKSTLSRSLKTLSEGNILALKKVSSKEVEEVLMERNVERNVTIITICNIRRLRGLSNVNGTELGTGHNENNDDFFRF, from the coding sequence ATGAAAGTAGTACTTGATGATAATGTGTTTTCAGTTATTGGGTCTGATTATCGTCTTGAACACCTACTCATTTATCTTATAAGGAATGCAGATAAAGAAGGGAGATTTATCACCACATATAAAATCCTCGAAGAGGAAACAGGACTTGCCAAATCAACCCTCAGCAGAAGTCTAAAAACATTATCCGAAGGAAACATTTTAGCACTAAAAAAGGTATCTTCGAAAGAAGTCGAGGAAGTGTTAATGGAACGGAATGTGGAACGGAACGTAACTATTATAACTATCTGTAACATAAGGAGATTGAGGGGGCTTTCAAATGTTAATGGAACGGAACTTGGAACGGGACACAACGAGAATAATGATGATTTCTTTAGATTTTAA
- a CDS encoding phage antirepressor KilAC domain-containing protein — MNNQISVLKQTELCGQQFTVYGSMQDPLFVASDVATMINHPNTSELVKLVDDDEKLTSTILRSGQNREVWMLTENGLYEVLMQSRKPIAKQFKKGIKAILKEIRKTGGYIATTQEDTPELIMARALQVAQATIDRHKKQLELANERIALQGEQLKSQAPKVDYYDQVLQSEGTMTTRQLAMSIGMTANTLNKKLCNAGIQFRQSGMYILRSPYSSYNLTGVRSYPYTTSDGRTLTKQYLVWNERGKQFVTMLRNNNFDAKKTRREISPDFWMTLLRPQCATNKNK, encoded by the coding sequence ATGAATAATCAAATTTCAGTCCTAAAACAGACAGAATTGTGTGGACAGCAATTCACGGTGTATGGCTCAATGCAAGACCCTTTATTCGTAGCTTCTGATGTTGCGACAATGATTAACCACCCTAACACAAGCGAACTTGTTAAACTCGTTGATGATGACGAAAAGCTGACCTCAACAATTCTTAGGTCAGGTCAAAACAGAGAGGTTTGGATGTTGACAGAGAACGGCTTATATGAGGTGTTGATGCAGAGCCGCAAGCCAATCGCCAAGCAATTTAAGAAAGGTATCAAGGCTATTCTCAAAGAAATCCGCAAGACGGGTGGCTACATTGCCACCACGCAAGAGGACACACCCGAGCTGATTATGGCTCGCGCCTTGCAAGTTGCTCAGGCGACCATTGACAGGCACAAGAAGCAGTTGGAATTGGCAAATGAGAGAATAGCGTTACAAGGTGAGCAATTGAAGTCGCAGGCTCCGAAGGTGGATTATTACGACCAAGTGTTGCAGAGTGAGGGTACGATGACCACGAGACAACTTGCGATGAGCATAGGTATGACAGCCAACACCCTAAATAAGAAACTTTGCAACGCAGGTATACAATTCAGGCAAAGCGGAATGTACATTCTTCGCTCCCCATATTCTTCATACAACTTGACAGGAGTCCGCTCCTATCCATACACAACTTCTGACGGAAGGACGCTGACCAAGCAGTATCTTGTATGGAATGAACGAGGAAAGCAGTTTGTGACGATGTTGCGCAACAATAACTTTGATGCAAAGAAGACACGGAGGGAGATAAGTCCTGATTTTTGGATGACGCTACTACGACCTCAGTGTGCTACAAACAAGAATAAATAA
- a CDS encoding helix-turn-helix domain-containing protein, with protein MKEKYLKTKAAADRLQVHPKTLLRWAREGEIPYIRPKGRYYFSTSSIDAFYNNEL; from the coding sequence ATGAAAGAGAAATATCTAAAAACAAAGGCGGCAGCTGACCGATTGCAGGTTCATCCAAAGACTCTGCTTAGGTGGGCAAGAGAGGGAGAGATACCCTACATCCGTCCGAAAGGCAGGTATTACTTCTCAACGAGCAGTATTGATGCCTTTTATAACAACGAGTTGTAA
- a CDS encoding DUF4494 family protein, producing the protein MRKKTSNWFETTVSYEKLTEDGVEKRVRERYVVEACSFGEAENTIIEETSPMVAIGEIDVQKIARASYQEVYFDDEKHCGIYYKVKLSSCYITDNGDEKEETVYILVEASSIESARKKTAEALSLHDGCGTEITGMAKVRFVDVLENG; encoded by the coding sequence ATGAGAAAGAAAACATCCAATTGGTTTGAAACCACCGTCAGCTATGAAAAGCTGACAGAAGATGGAGTAGAGAAGCGGGTAAGAGAACGCTATGTGGTGGAAGCATGCAGCTTTGGCGAGGCAGAAAACACCATTATCGAAGAAACAAGTCCGATGGTAGCGATAGGCGAGATAGACGTTCAAAAGATAGCCAGAGCGAGCTATCAAGAAGTGTATTTTGATGATGAAAAACACTGCGGCATCTATTACAAAGTAAAGCTGTCATCATGCTATATTACAGATAACGGAGATGAGAAAGAAGAAACTGTCTATATACTTGTAGAAGCAAGCAGTATAGAAAGTGCCAGAAAGAAAACGGCAGAAGCATTGTCGTTACATGACGGATGCGGCACAGAAATCACTGGCATGGCGAAAGTGCGGTTTGTGGATGTGTTGGAAAACGGATAA
- a CDS encoding KilA-N domain-containing protein yields the protein MKTNQIMIRPMGMFSVEQRTKDSMFNATALLKQWNATSKGDRKMDLYFNSPKTQEFIETIMSKENLHTPKMVYVKSRASRGANAGTWMSPILFIDFAMWINPSFKYDVIKFVFDRMIEFRNDAGDAYKDLGSAVQKIVAPNFMCVAMKKVGEALNWIIFNKHEKALRNKHGDEGKMHSLFDLEREIAMLINKGFIKDYKCLLSYLRDEYKRRNMPTVFME from the coding sequence ATGAAAACAAATCAGATAATGATACGCCCGATGGGCATGTTTAGTGTTGAGCAGAGAACGAAAGATTCTATGTTTAACGCCACAGCTTTGCTCAAGCAATGGAATGCAACCTCGAAAGGAGATAGAAAGATGGACCTGTATTTCAACTCTCCTAAAACACAGGAATTTATAGAAACGATTATGTCTAAGGAAAATTTACATACCCCGAAAATGGTGTATGTAAAATCCCGCGCGTCACGCGGTGCAAATGCTGGAACTTGGATGTCGCCTATCCTATTCATTGACTTTGCTATGTGGATAAATCCATCTTTCAAATATGATGTAATTAAGTTCGTGTTCGATAGGATGATAGAATTTCGCAACGACGCAGGTGACGCATATAAAGACCTTGGAAGTGCAGTTCAAAAAATTGTTGCTCCAAATTTTATGTGCGTGGCGATGAAGAAAGTTGGTGAGGCGTTGAATTGGATAATCTTCAACAAGCACGAGAAGGCGCTCCGCAACAAACATGGTGATGAGGGAAAAATGCACTCTTTGTTCGACCTTGAAAGAGAGATAGCAATGCTTATAAATAAAGGTTTTATAAAAGACTATAAATGCTTGCTATCTTATCTCCGTGATGAATACAAACGTAGGAACATGCCTACTGTATTTATGGAATAA
- a CDS encoding FAD-dependent thymidylate synthase yields the protein MKAINASVALLRQSEGMDGVKKQIERAGRTAYKSVNKIHDGSADRFVEMLKEKRHNAVFEHGTIYLCTTSKSVSLKYMNNPYSIVCGGNQIQDNRKYITTNYRVIVENGWDDDLQYLCEPTQLHERRYTLSFITSRAIANEFVRHRHFSFVQESTRWCNYSKGRFGGQIECVIPTAIKPNTVQYLQWKKAMRYAEHWYMELSESKVKPEIARDLLPLGMKTELVMTGTRTEWNNFFELRCANDAHPDARFLAEKAKEIIYEEEEQYDAES from the coding sequence ATGAAAGCAATTAACGCAAGTGTAGCACTCTTGCGTCAATCCGAAGGCATGGATGGCGTAAAGAAACAGATAGAGAGAGCTGGGCGGACAGCCTACAAGTCTGTAAATAAGATACACGATGGGAGTGCCGACCGCTTTGTTGAGATGCTGAAAGAGAAAAGGCACAATGCCGTTTTTGAGCATGGGACGATATACCTGTGTACGACATCAAAAAGCGTTAGTTTGAAGTATATGAACAATCCATATTCAATTGTATGCGGTGGTAATCAAATACAAGACAATCGCAAATACATAACGACAAACTATAGAGTGATCGTTGAAAACGGATGGGATGATGACTTGCAATACCTATGTGAGCCAACTCAACTTCATGAGCGCAGATACACCCTATCGTTCATCACATCAAGAGCTATCGCCAACGAGTTTGTGCGGCATAGGCATTTTAGTTTTGTGCAAGAGAGTACCCGATGGTGTAATTACAGTAAAGGTCGCTTTGGTGGGCAGATAGAATGCGTGATACCTACAGCAATAAAGCCAAATACCGTACAATATCTCCAATGGAAAAAGGCGATGCGCTATGCAGAGCATTGGTATATGGAACTTTCGGAGAGCAAAGTAAAACCAGAAATAGCCAGGGACTTGTTGCCGTTAGGTATGAAAACCGAGTTAGTGATGACAGGCACAAGGACAGAGTGGAATAACTTTTTTGAGTTGCGTTGTGCCAATGACGCACATCCTGACGCAAGGTTTTTGGCGGAAAAGGCGAAAGAAATTATTTACGAAGAAGAAGAGCAATATGATGCAGAAAGTTGA